From Selenomonas ruminantium AC2024, a single genomic window includes:
- a CDS encoding YerC/YecD family TrpR-related protein — MVNPKLRDEQNDMLFEAILSLKSLEECYQFFEDICTISELKALSQRLAVARMLQGGHIYDDIVARTGASTATISRVKRCLNYGADGYKIVLDRIPADKAD; from the coding sequence GTGGTTAATCCGAAACTGCGTGATGAGCAGAATGATATGCTCTTTGAAGCCATCTTATCGTTAAAATCATTGGAGGAGTGCTATCAGTTCTTTGAGGACATCTGCACCATCAGCGAACTAAAAGCCCTGTCTCAGCGTTTGGCAGTGGCGCGTATGCTGCAGGGGGGGCATATCTATGATGATATCGTGGCCCGCACCGGTGCCAGCACGGCTACCATCAGCCGGGTGAAGCGTTGCCTGAATTACGGTGCGGATGGCTACAAGATTGTGCTCGACAGAATACCGGCGGATAAGGCCGACTGA
- the hisC gene encoding histidinol-phosphate transaminase translates to MLKYRTGLKDMPSYDVVERDWQIKVNANECNMNLPPMVEDRVMGRLSRVAFNRYPNEEYDYLCEQIADNHRLQKENVLLGNGSSEIIEKLFFCFGGTKAKKIVYPVPSFSMYGIYAKAAQAQGIAVDLNEDYTLDKEKFVQVINEEKAGLAVICNPNNPTGTAYALADIEYIAANIHKNCALLIDEAYMEFYGQTAVGLLTKYPNLIVARTFSKAYGLASARVGYMLASKEIVEMIGKSYMPYHMNVLSLVTADIVYQMRHEYVPRIQMMIAERKRMTTLLDKLPGVTVYPSETNFILIKYAKAEELNQYLEEKGIGVRSFGKAPRLENCLRISMGLREENDTWYNEMKAFVEGRA, encoded by the coding sequence ATGTTAAAATACCGTACCGGTTTGAAAGATATGCCGTCCTATGATGTGGTGGAGCGGGATTGGCAGATAAAGGTCAACGCCAATGAATGCAATATGAATCTGCCGCCGATGGTCGAGGACCGCGTGATGGGCCGCCTTTCCCGTGTGGCCTTTAACCGCTATCCAAATGAGGAATACGATTACCTCTGCGAGCAGATTGCCGACAATCACAGATTGCAAAAGGAAAATGTTTTGCTCGGCAATGGTTCCAGTGAAATCATTGAAAAACTCTTTTTCTGCTTTGGCGGCACTAAGGCAAAAAAAATCGTTTATCCTGTGCCCTCTTTTTCCATGTATGGTATCTATGCCAAAGCGGCACAGGCGCAGGGAATCGCTGTTGATTTGAATGAAGATTATACGCTGGATAAAGAAAAATTCGTGCAGGTCATCAACGAGGAAAAGGCAGGACTTGCCGTTATCTGCAATCCCAATAATCCGACAGGTACGGCTTATGCTCTGGCCGATATCGAATACATTGCGGCCAATATCCATAAAAACTGCGCGCTGCTGATTGATGAAGCCTATATGGAATTTTATGGTCAGACGGCAGTGGGGCTGCTAACAAAATACCCGAATCTGATTGTGGCGCGGACGTTCTCCAAAGCCTATGGCCTGGCATCTGCCCGCGTGGGTTATATGCTGGCCAGCAAGGAAATCGTGGAGATGATTGGCAAGTCCTATATGCCTTATCATATGAATGTTTTGTCCTTGGTTACGGCCGATATTGTCTATCAGATGCGCCATGAATATGTGCCGCGCATTCAGATGATGATTGCCGAACGCAAGCGCATGACCACTCTTTTGGACAAACTGCCCGGCGTGACGGTTTACCCTTCGGAAACGAATTTTATTCTGATTAAATATGCCAAAGCGGAGGAATTAAACCAGTATCTGGAAGAAAAAGGCATCGGCGTGCGCAGCTTTGGCAAGGCACCGCGCCTTGAAAACTGCCTGCGCATTTCCATGGGCCTGCGCGAGGAAAATGATACCTGGTATAACGAGATGAAAGCCTTTGTGGAGGGACGGGCATGA
- a CDS encoding HlyD family secretion protein, whose protein sequence is MEVDITEKAKNFIRFGLLGLIALAALAGGGLYLYQHNQRGFTISDAVVVGNESVISAKGDGKITEVLVQDGDYVEEGAVIARVESKITPEDIAQLEQNVQLAQQSYAQLQKGTTVAQPSAPVVDSGAQQRASNAYARMQRMNELFSMGAISAAKRDEAAAAYAAAQAAANSAPSVSTQTTVIPTSPEVLKQAELQVKQAEAALANAKSDQQVKEIVATASGVVRLADGLAADSELKNDQEIARIQASNDAWLEAKLTETQAAKVRLGEFVNYEIDGHKLQGTVKDITAPESDASESDQSNVDKSKSLTVVKISLPADPSFTIKSGMNGKIEFKE, encoded by the coding sequence ATGGAAGTAGATATTACAGAGAAAGCGAAAAATTTTATCCGCTTTGGCCTGCTGGGCTTGATTGCCCTGGCGGCATTGGCTGGTGGGGGCTTGTACCTTTATCAGCACAATCAGCGCGGCTTTACCATCAGTGATGCGGTGGTCGTTGGCAACGAGTCGGTAATCAGCGCCAAGGGGGATGGTAAGATTACGGAAGTACTGGTGCAGGATGGCGACTATGTGGAAGAGGGAGCTGTCATTGCGCGGGTAGAATCCAAGATTACCCCGGAAGATATCGCGCAGCTCGAGCAGAATGTTCAGCTGGCCCAGCAGAGCTATGCACAGCTGCAGAAGGGAACGACTGTAGCACAGCCTTCGGCACCTGTGGTGGACAGCGGGGCCCAGCAGCGGGCGTCTAATGCCTATGCTCGCATGCAGCGCATGAATGAACTCTTCAGCATGGGCGCCATCAGCGCGGCGAAGAGAGATGAAGCGGCGGCGGCTTATGCTGCTGCCCAGGCAGCGGCCAACTCTGCTCCTTCCGTATCGACGCAGACCACGGTGATTCCCACGAGTCCCGAGGTGCTGAAACAGGCGGAATTGCAGGTGAAACAGGCAGAAGCGGCTTTGGCCAATGCCAAGAGTGACCAGCAGGTCAAGGAAATCGTAGCTACGGCCTCTGGTGTTGTGCGCCTGGCTGACGGCCTTGCCGCTGACAGCGAGCTCAAGAACGATCAGGAAATAGCCCGCATTCAGGCCAGCAATGATGCCTGGCTTGAAGCCAAACTCACAGAAACGCAGGCGGCCAAAGTACGGCTCGGAGAATTTGTCAATTATGAGATTGACGGCCACAAGCTCCAGGGGACCGTGAAGGATATCACGGCGCCGGAAAGTGACGCGTCAGAATCTGACCAGTCAAATGTTGACAAGTCAAAATCCCTGACTGTTGTCAAAATCTCCCTGCCCGCTGACCCGTCCTTTACCATTAAATCCGGTATGAACGGAAAAATCGAATTCAAAGAATAA
- a CDS encoding sensor domain-containing diguanylate cyclase, which produces MFRCHLLVVMAGMPEIAVQAMKGADIPANCQMELEVVDSLAALPPMAERKCAAVILNTDADGDTEQFDAQFGPDTRLIICSDKLDELSSDKIARACRVWPLTKIENYWPFFCQHLLEDLYKQKELWHTRNCLQTVVDTMPGFVWFKDMEGHHLKVNQAFCEMVGKDMAEVEGKKHYEIWGISPEQYAEGEYVCLETDAAIAANPKPTLFQEQVLHSKLGLRQLETYKAPIFDEDGKMIGNIGVAKDVTDEYANKERILLLSRTDDLTRLANRRYFYQFVDHHRSHSGGALTLCYMDLDQFKQLNDTFGHQYGDAALMAVAELLQSAFPKDFIARIGGDEFIVAIFAVPERKSLMYKLDQLYKAAREFFNQDISFRGLGMSIGVASTDQAAVTLDILLQRSDDALYYSKEHCRGHYTFYEDIKEEIISRRGNGENNG; this is translated from the coding sequence ATGTTCCGTTGTCATCTTTTGGTCGTTATGGCAGGTATGCCGGAGATTGCAGTCCAGGCTATGAAGGGTGCGGATATCCCTGCAAATTGTCAGATGGAGCTGGAAGTGGTGGATTCTTTGGCTGCGTTGCCGCCGATGGCCGAGCGAAAATGCGCTGCTGTTATCTTAAATACCGACGCTGACGGGGATACTGAACAATTTGATGCGCAATTTGGCCCGGATACGCGCTTAATCATTTGTTCCGACAAACTGGATGAATTATCGTCGGATAAAATTGCGCGTGCTTGTAGGGTATGGCCACTTACTAAGATTGAAAACTATTGGCCGTTTTTTTGTCAGCACTTGCTGGAAGACCTTTATAAGCAAAAGGAGCTTTGGCATACCCGCAACTGCCTGCAGACGGTGGTGGACACTATGCCGGGCTTCGTCTGGTTCAAAGATATGGAAGGTCACCATCTCAAAGTCAATCAGGCTTTCTGTGAGATGGTGGGCAAGGACATGGCCGAAGTGGAAGGCAAAAAGCATTATGAGATTTGGGGCATCAGTCCGGAGCAGTACGCGGAAGGGGAGTATGTCTGCCTCGAAACGGATGCTGCGATTGCCGCCAATCCCAAGCCGACACTGTTTCAGGAGCAGGTGCTGCATTCCAAACTGGGCCTGCGGCAGCTGGAAACCTATAAGGCACCGATTTTTGACGAAGATGGCAAGATGATTGGCAACATCGGCGTGGCCAAGGATGTGACCGACGAATACGCCAATAAGGAACGGATTCTCCTGTTATCCCGTACCGACGATTTGACGCGGCTGGCGAACCGGCGGTACTTCTATCAATTTGTGGACCATCACCGCAGCCACAGCGGCGGGGCACTGACCCTCTGCTATATGGATTTGGACCAGTTCAAGCAGCTCAACGATACCTTCGGTCATCAGTATGGTGATGCGGCCTTGATGGCAGTGGCGGAACTGCTGCAAAGTGCGTTCCCCAAGGACTTCATTGCCAGAATTGGCGGCGATGAGTTCATTGTGGCCATCTTTGCCGTGCCGGAGCGGAAGAGTCTGATGTATAAGCTGGACCAGCTCTATAAGGCCGCCAGGGAATTTTTCAATCAGGACATCAGTTTCCGCGGACTGGGCATGAGTATCGGGGTGGCTTCTACGGATCAGGCAGCGGTGACCTTGGACATCCTGCTGCAGCGCAGTGATGATGCGCTCTATTACAGCAAGGAACATTGTCGGGGACATTACACCTTCTACGAGGACATCAAGGAAGAAATCATTTCCCGCCGGGGAAATGGGGAAAATAATGGATAA
- the hisZ gene encoding ATP phosphoribosyltransferase regulatory subunit encodes MEKDNSVLKIPYGTRDFLPAEAAGKRVVETRLAELFAQWGYEEVVTPSIEYLDTLGLGSSQNIGDHLFKLFDKSNQTLALRHEMTTPIARLVSTRLQDSPLPLKLSYISSVFRYEQTQAGRQCEFYQAGVELMGPGSPATDAEVVALAVTGLLRSGLTEFTVCLGQVEFLNGILNQYRLSSQEQEDLKAAMERRNLVELNQLVDELNLPENAKQVLKELPLLNGGEDLLKQAYDMALNEQSRRALDNLAEIYRLLKAYKVEQYVRFDLGIIRDFSYYTGMVFEVYAPGLGYPLCGGGRYDHLLADFGTACPATGFALGIERILLAIERQKLPMHSLPRDVYVGYAAGKETTAIERAAQLREQGKSVELAVSSQTEAEARESQQAKNYAAFEYIA; translated from the coding sequence ATGGAAAAAGATAACAGCGTACTGAAAATTCCCTATGGAACCAGAGATTTCCTGCCGGCAGAAGCGGCGGGAAAGCGGGTGGTGGAAACCCGGCTGGCCGAGCTTTTTGCCCAATGGGGCTACGAAGAAGTGGTGACGCCATCCATTGAGTATCTGGATACTTTAGGACTCGGAAGCAGCCAGAATATCGGCGACCATCTCTTCAAGCTTTTTGACAAGTCAAATCAGACTCTGGCTCTGCGCCATGAAATGACTACGCCCATTGCAAGGCTGGTGAGCACCCGTCTTCAGGACAGTCCGCTGCCCTTGAAGCTCTCCTATATCAGCAGCGTGTTCCGCTATGAACAGACGCAGGCGGGCCGCCAGTGCGAGTTCTATCAGGCAGGCGTCGAGCTTATGGGACCCGGCAGCCCGGCTACCGATGCGGAAGTGGTGGCTTTGGCGGTTACGGGACTCCTGCGTTCCGGATTGACAGAGTTTACAGTTTGCCTGGGGCAGGTGGAATTCCTCAACGGCATTCTCAATCAATACCGCCTGAGCAGCCAGGAACAGGAAGATTTGAAGGCGGCCATGGAACGCCGCAATTTGGTGGAACTCAATCAGCTGGTGGATGAACTGAACCTGCCGGAAAACGCCAAGCAGGTATTAAAGGAACTTCCTCTGCTGAACGGTGGCGAAGATTTGCTCAAACAGGCTTATGATATGGCACTGAACGAGCAGAGCCGCCGGGCACTCGATAACCTCGCAGAAATCTATCGTCTGCTGAAAGCCTATAAGGTGGAACAGTATGTGCGCTTTGATTTGGGCATCATCCGGGATTTCAGCTATTATACGGGCATGGTCTTTGAGGTCTATGCGCCGGGGCTGGGGTATCCCCTCTGCGGCGGCGGCCGTTATGACCATCTGCTCGCGGACTTTGGTACGGCCTGTCCGGCAACGGGCTTTGCCTTAGGCATTGAGCGTATTCTGCTGGCCATTGAGCGGCAGAAACTGCCCATGCACAGCCTGCCCAGAGATGTCTATGTGGGCTATGCAGCAGGCAAGGAAACGACGGCTATTGAACGGGCGGCCCAGCTGCGTGAGCAGGGTAAGTCCGTGGAGCTGGCGGTCAGCAGTCAGACGGAAGCCGAAGCTCGGGAAAGCCAGCAGGCAAAGAACTATGCGGCTTTTGAGTATATCGCATGA
- the hisD gene encoding histidinol dehydrogenase has product MKIVKASELGEAAINKLLQKPAFDEVELSPKIREANKATFGKDMTAAELVSQIVRDVRFEGDKAVLRYTKLIDKVDCDIKDLVVTEEEFAAAEAQADPQVVASLKKAAENVRRYHEEQKPNSWMTYREHGSLLGQSLIPLDRVGIYVPGGTAAYPSSVIMNAMPAVVAGVGEIVMMVPPKNGAINPYVLIAARLAGVKKIYKIGGAQAIAALAFGTESIPRVDKITGPGNIFVTLAKKEVYGHVDIDMLAGPSEILIVADDSADPVYTAADMLSQAEHDPLASSIVITDSEKLARQVAIEAENQLQKLPRQEIARASIERNGLIVIADDMMQALRFANTSAPEHLELLTREPFQLLPYVRHAGAVFLGAYSPEPLGDYFAGPNHVLPTGGTARYYSVLNVETFMKRTSLISYTQPALEAVSEDIIRLAETEGLQAHANAIRLRRKN; this is encoded by the coding sequence ATGAAAATAGTCAAGGCAAGTGAATTAGGCGAAGCAGCCATCAATAAACTTTTGCAGAAGCCTGCTTTTGATGAAGTGGAACTGAGCCCGAAAATCCGGGAAGCCAATAAAGCAACTTTCGGCAAGGATATGACGGCGGCAGAACTTGTGTCACAGATTGTGCGTGATGTGCGCTTTGAAGGTGATAAGGCTGTTCTGCGCTATACGAAACTCATTGACAAAGTGGACTGTGATATCAAGGATTTAGTGGTGACGGAGGAAGAATTTGCCGCTGCAGAGGCGCAGGCTGACCCACAGGTGGTCGCATCCTTAAAGAAGGCGGCGGAAAACGTGCGCCGTTACCATGAGGAACAGAAGCCCAATTCCTGGATGACTTATCGGGAACACGGTTCTCTTTTAGGGCAGTCCTTGATTCCGTTGGACAGGGTAGGCATCTATGTGCCCGGCGGCACGGCAGCTTATCCGTCCTCGGTCATTATGAACGCTATGCCGGCGGTAGTGGCCGGTGTGGGCGAAATCGTCATGATGGTGCCACCAAAAAATGGCGCCATCAATCCCTATGTGCTCATTGCCGCAAGGCTTGCAGGCGTAAAGAAAATCTACAAAATCGGCGGCGCACAGGCAATCGCCGCTTTGGCCTTTGGTACGGAAAGTATTCCGCGTGTGGATAAGATTACCGGCCCCGGCAATATCTTTGTGACCTTGGCCAAAAAAGAAGTCTACGGTCATGTGGATATTGATATGCTGGCGGGGCCCAGTGAAATACTGATTGTGGCGGACGACAGCGCAGACCCTGTCTATACAGCGGCCGATATGTTGAGTCAGGCCGAACATGATCCCTTGGCATCAAGTATTGTGATTACCGACAGTGAAAAGCTGGCCCGGCAGGTAGCAATAGAAGCAGAAAATCAGCTGCAAAAATTGCCGCGTCAGGAAATTGCCCGCGCATCCATCGAGCGCAATGGCCTGATTGTCATTGCAGACGATATGATGCAAGCCCTAAGATTTGCCAATACTTCAGCGCCGGAGCATCTGGAACTTTTGACCCGTGAACCCTTCCAGTTGCTGCCCTATGTACGCCATGCAGGCGCCGTGTTCTTGGGTGCGTACTCGCCGGAACCATTGGGCGATTATTTTGCGGGGCCGAATCATGTGCTGCCCACGGGCGGCACGGCCCGTTATTACAGTGTGCTGAACGTGGAAACCTTTATGAAGCGCACGAGCCTGATTTCCTATACGCAGCCTGCTTTGGAAGCAGTCAGCGAGGATATCATCCGTCTGGCAGAGACAGAAGGCCTGCAGGCCCATGCCAATGCCATTCGTTTAAGGAGGAAGAATTGA
- the alaS gene encoding alanine--tRNA ligase — MSGNELREAYLQFFAEKKGHLRLPSFSLIPQDDPTLLLIGAGMAPLKPFFTGKMKPPRTRVTTSQRCVRTGDIENVGRTARHQTFFEMLGNFSFGDYFKGEAIPWAWEFLTEVVELPKDKLWVTVYPDDDDAIEIWKSQPGFPQDHIVKMEDNFWEIGPGPCGPDSEIYIDLGEERGCGSPDCAVGCDCDRYLEIWNLVFTQYDKQEDGSYKNLAHKNIDTGCGLERLASVVQEKKTNFETDLLYPIIEYAAGVAGVTYGEDAEKDISLKVIADHARSMAIMIMDGILPSNEGRGYVLRRILRRAIRHGRMLGIKDKFLEGAVNAAVEIYRGAKDFEELVNKADYIKKVISLEEDRFAATLNQGMELLGAEIEKVKAAGKTALDGEVTFRLYDTFGFPWELTEEILHENGLELDKEGFDKAMDEQRTRARNARAENTRVAVPDLSSIDVSKLTVDEQATAGKVVAIWQDGKLVDEITDGQEAGVILTTTPFYAEGGGQVGDEGILTSEFGHISVSNAKKLPDGTVYHVAYVEEGQLKVGDEVQIAVNKAQKLASARNHTATHLLQAALKKVVGDQISQAGSSVTPERLRFDFTNFEPVTAQQLADVEELVNNEILKGQDVEISHMSLDEAKAAGAMALFSEKYGDVVRVVKVPEFSMELCGGSHVANVGQIGMFKIVSESGVASGVRRIEAITGKAALDYANAKMAVLAEAAGKLKTKEEEVPAQIEKLQGEMKAMQKQLDEVAAMRDKADAAKLIAGLQDINGVNVVCGKTNAGSMDELREVADMTSSKLDTPSVVVLACANDGKVNLVVKATKEANAKGIHAGKIIKEAAAVVGGGGGGRPDMAQAGGKNADALPQAFDKAVEVIKAQLG, encoded by the coding sequence ATGAGTGGTAACGAACTGCGCGAAGCTTATTTGCAGTTCTTTGCAGAAAAGAAAGGGCATCTTCGCCTGCCGAGTTTCTCGCTGATTCCGCAGGATGACCCGACCCTGCTCCTGATTGGTGCAGGTATGGCACCGTTGAAGCCGTTCTTCACGGGCAAGATGAAGCCGCCCCGCACGCGAGTGACGACCAGTCAGCGCTGCGTGCGTACCGGTGATATCGAAAATGTCGGCCGCACCGCCCGCCATCAGACGTTTTTTGAAATGCTGGGCAACTTCTCCTTTGGCGATTACTTCAAGGGCGAAGCTATTCCCTGGGCTTGGGAATTCCTGACGGAAGTCGTCGAACTGCCGAAGGACAAACTCTGGGTTACGGTTTATCCGGATGATGATGATGCTATCGAAATCTGGAAATCCCAGCCGGGCTTCCCGCAGGATCACATTGTCAAGATGGAAGATAACTTCTGGGAAATCGGCCCTGGCCCCTGCGGTCCGGACTCCGAAATCTACATTGACCTGGGCGAAGAACGCGGCTGCGGTTCGCCGGACTGCGCAGTTGGCTGTGACTGCGACAGATACCTCGAAATTTGGAACCTCGTGTTCACGCAGTACGACAAGCAGGAAGATGGTTCCTACAAGAACCTTGCCCATAAGAACATCGATACGGGCTGCGGTCTGGAGCGTTTGGCTTCCGTTGTACAGGAAAAGAAGACCAACTTTGAAACCGACCTCCTGTACCCGATTATCGAATACGCTGCCGGTGTTGCCGGTGTGACTTATGGCGAAGATGCCGAAAAGGATATCTCCCTCAAGGTTATCGCTGACCATGCCCGCTCCATGGCCATCATGATTATGGACGGCATTCTGCCCTCCAACGAAGGCCGCGGCTATGTTCTGCGCCGCATCCTGCGCCGTGCTATCCGTCATGGCCGCATGCTCGGCATTAAGGACAAGTTCCTCGAAGGTGCCGTTAACGCTGCTGTGGAAATCTACCGCGGTGCCAAGGACTTTGAAGAACTCGTCAACAAGGCTGACTACATCAAGAAGGTTATCAGCCTCGAAGAAGACCGTTTCGCTGCTACCCTCAATCAGGGTATGGAACTTCTCGGTGCCGAAATCGAAAAGGTTAAGGCTGCCGGCAAGACGGCGCTCGACGGCGAAGTTACCTTCCGTCTTTACGATACCTTTGGTTTCCCCTGGGAACTGACGGAAGAAATTCTCCATGAAAATGGTTTGGAACTCGATAAGGAAGGCTTTGACAAGGCCATGGACGAGCAGCGCACCCGCGCCCGCAACGCCCGTGCCGAAAACACCCGTGTGGCTGTGCCCGACCTGTCTTCCATTGATGTCAGCAAGCTGACGGTTGATGAACAGGCTACGGCAGGCAAGGTTGTCGCTATCTGGCAGGATGGCAAGCTGGTGGACGAAATCACCGACGGCCAGGAAGCTGGTGTAATCCTCACGACGACGCCGTTCTACGCAGAAGGCGGCGGACAGGTTGGTGACGAAGGTATTCTGACTTCTGAATTCGGTCATATCAGCGTCAGCAACGCCAAGAAACTGCCGGACGGCACGGTTTACCATGTAGCTTATGTCGAAGAAGGTCAGCTTAAGGTTGGCGACGAAGTACAGATTGCGGTCAACAAGGCACAGAAACTGGCTTCTGCCCGCAACCATACGGCTACGCATCTGCTGCAGGCTGCTCTCAAGAAGGTCGTGGGCGACCAGATCAGCCAGGCCGGTTCCTCCGTTACGCCGGAACGCCTGCGCTTCGACTTCACGAACTTTGAACCGGTGACGGCTCAGCAGCTTGCTGATGTGGAAGAACTCGTCAACAACGAAATCCTCAAGGGGCAGGATGTGGAAATTTCCCATATGAGCCTCGACGAAGCTAAAGCCGCTGGTGCTATGGCCCTGTTCTCCGAAAAATACGGTGATGTGGTACGCGTGGTCAAGGTTCCGGAATTCTCCATGGAACTTTGCGGCGGCTCTCATGTAGCCAATGTCGGTCAGATTGGCATGTTCAAGATTGTCAGCGAATCTGGTGTTGCTTCCGGCGTGCGCCGTATCGAAGCCATCACGGGTAAGGCTGCACTTGACTATGCCAACGCGAAGATGGCTGTGCTGGCGGAAGCTGCTGGCAAGCTCAAGACTAAGGAAGAAGAAGTTCCGGCACAGATTGAAAAACTGCAGGGCGAAATGAAGGCTATGCAGAAACAGCTTGATGAAGTTGCTGCTATGCGTGACAAAGCCGATGCGGCAAAACTCATTGCTGGTCTGCAGGACATTAACGGCGTGAACGTCGTCTGCGGCAAGACCAATGCCGGCAGCATGGACGAACTCCGTGAAGTTGCCGATATGACGAGCTCCAAGCTCGATACGCCGAGTGTTGTGGTTCTGGCCTGCGCAAATGACGGCAAGGTAAATCTTGTGGTTAAGGCCACGAAAGAAGCCAATGCCAAGGGCATCCATGCCGGCAAGATTATCAAGGAAGCAGCTGCCGTTGTCGGTGGTGGCGGCGGCGGCCGTCCGGACATGGCTCAGGCTGGCGGTAAGAATGCTGATGCTCTGCCGCAGGCATTTGATAAGGCTGTAGAAGTGATTAAGGCTCAGCTGGGCTAA
- a CDS encoding HD domain-containing protein encodes MIQRVKQFYRAITARITMADRAWVEETLPAAAQSLFYAMHPADQYHALNVAKTAMRLWGEAPAGDRDLLLRAALLHDVGRVQGDMDIMGKVLAVLVKHFAPVKARQLAETKTGWLGHILYVYYQHPEIGAMKLEGIGMKEEAAIIRCHHRKKTENDPPELALLRAADELN; translated from the coding sequence ATGATACAGCGGGTTAAGCAGTTTTACCGGGCCATAACCGCCCGGATAACGATGGCGGATAGAGCCTGGGTGGAGGAAACGTTGCCTGCGGCGGCGCAATCCTTGTTTTACGCCATGCATCCTGCCGACCAGTACCACGCCTTAAATGTGGCGAAAACGGCCATGCGGCTCTGGGGAGAAGCACCGGCAGGGGATAGAGATTTACTCCTGCGGGCAGCTCTGCTCCATGATGTGGGGCGGGTGCAGGGCGATATGGATATTATGGGCAAGGTGCTGGCTGTACTGGTCAAGCATTTTGCGCCAGTCAAAGCCCGTCAGCTGGCAGAAACAAAGACAGGCTGGCTGGGCCATATCCTCTATGTCTATTACCAGCACCCCGAAATCGGTGCAATGAAGCTCGAAGGCATCGGCATGAAAGAGGAAGCGGCAATTATTCGCTGCCATCATCGAAAAAAAACGGAAAATGACCCGCCGGAACTGGCCCTTTTGCGGGCGGCGGATGAACTGAACTGA
- the hisB gene encoding imidazoleglycerol-phosphate dehydratase HisB produces the protein MNRIAAVNRETAETKIALQLNLDGAGNGTIDSGIGFFDHMLNLMVVHGQLDLDLRCDGDLEVDGHHSVEDIGIALGDAFKEAIGDKKGICRYGTFYLPMDESLAFVTLDISGRPFLVYDGGEMAPMVGGFDTELTEEFLRAFAMHAGITLHVKVLYGTNTHHKIEAIFKALGHALRIAVNQDPKVKGVPSTKGML, from the coding sequence ATGAATAGAATCGCTGCAGTAAACAGGGAAACGGCCGAAACGAAAATTGCTCTGCAGTTAAATCTTGACGGTGCGGGCAATGGTACGATTGATTCCGGTATCGGCTTTTTCGACCATATGTTAAATCTCATGGTGGTACATGGGCAGCTGGATTTGGACTTGCGCTGTGATGGGGATTTGGAAGTAGATGGCCATCACAGTGTAGAAGATATTGGCATCGCTTTGGGGGATGCCTTTAAGGAAGCCATTGGCGATAAAAAGGGAATCTGCCGTTATGGCACCTTTTATCTGCCGATGGATGAATCCTTGGCCTTTGTTACGCTCGATATCAGCGGGCGGCCATTTCTCGTCTATGATGGCGGCGAAATGGCTCCTATGGTGGGCGGTTTTGATACGGAACTCACCGAGGAATTTCTGCGGGCTTTTGCCATGCACGCGGGTATTACCCTCCATGTAAAAGTCCTTTATGGCACGAATACCCATCATAAGATTGAAGCGATTTTCAAGGCTTTGGGTCATGCACTGCGAATTGCGGTAAACCAGGACCCGAAGGTTAAAGGTGTTCCATCGACCAAAGGGATGCTCTAA
- the hisG gene encoding ATP phosphoribosyltransferase: protein MKSEIEYLTIALPKGKLFGLSAKLLEKIGYTAEGLSDKSRKLIISNEEKKIRFIVSKTADVPTYVEYGAADIGVIGKDVLLETEKDVYELLDMGFGKCHLMMAVPKAEKRAKLMDYNHTRVATKFPHIAEKFFRQQGMQMEYIKLNGSIELGPIVGLSESIVDIVETGTTLRENDLEEIVSIQEATARLIANRVSFKLKFDRIHSLVEDLRKVLEAEAAQ from the coding sequence ATGAAGTCTGAAATAGAATACCTTACCATAGCACTGCCCAAGGGCAAGCTTTTTGGCCTGTCGGCAAAGCTGTTGGAGAAAATCGGCTATACTGCCGAAGGTTTATCGGATAAATCCCGCAAGCTGATTATCAGCAATGAGGAGAAGAAGATAAGATTTATCGTATCTAAGACCGCTGATGTGCCCACCTATGTGGAATATGGGGCGGCCGATATCGGCGTGATTGGCAAGGATGTGCTGCTCGAAACGGAAAAAGACGTCTATGAACTTCTCGATATGGGCTTTGGCAAGTGCCACTTGATGATGGCTGTGCCAAAGGCAGAGAAGCGAGCCAAACTCATGGACTACAATCATACGCGTGTGGCGACAAAGTTCCCGCATATTGCCGAGAAATTCTTCCGTCAGCAGGGCATGCAGATGGAGTACATCAAACTCAATGGTTCCATCGAGCTCGGGCCGATTGTGGGGCTTTCCGAGAGCATCGTGGATATTGTCGAAACCGGCACGACCTTGCGGGAAAATGATTTGGAGGAAATCGTCTCCATTCAGGAGGCCACGGCACGGCTGATTGCCAATCGGGTGAGCTTTAAGTTGAAGTTTGACCGAATTCATAGTCTGGTGGAAGATTTGCGGAAGGTCTTAGAAGCGGAGGCGGCACAATGA